A window from Chrysemys picta bellii isolate R12L10 chromosome 2, ASM1138683v2, whole genome shotgun sequence encodes these proteins:
- the ZNF622 gene encoding cytoplasmic 60S subunit biogenesis factor ZNF622 isoform X2: MASYTCITCRVAFKDADVQRAHYKTDWHRYNLKRKVADMPPVTAENFQERVLAQRAVTEEQNKVTATYCTVCSKRFSTFNAYENHLKSKKHLELEKKAVQAVSKKVETLNEKNLEKGLAQESLNKDEMNTAIQQAIRAQPSLSPKKIPLLPADTSSSPPSAGGNLSQSREQLEKTPRLQWFEQQARKLAKQDAEDEEEDEDMEEGWEDADSDEVGESEDEQMEGAVGEDEKQIAAGAVPLTDCLFCPHHSSSLMKNVAHMTKAHSFFIPDIEYLVDLRGLIEYLGEKVGVGKICLWCNEKGKSFYSTEAVQGHMNDKSHCKLFTDGDAALEFADFYDFRSSYPDHGEGEDVVMSGELPAGKNLEYDDESMELILPSGARVGHRSLMRYYKQRFGLSRAVAVAKNKKAVGRVLQQYKALGWTSSTGAALARERDMQYLQRMKSKWMLKTGMSNNATKQMHFRMQVRF; the protein is encoded by the exons ATGGCGTCTTATACCTGCATTACTTGCCGTGTGGCTTTTAAGGATGCTGACGTCCAGCGTGCCCACTACAAAACCGACTGGCATAGATATAATCTAAAACGGAAAGTTGCTGACATGCCACCTGTCACTGCCGAGAATTTCCAAGAGAGAGTCCTAGCTCAGAGAGCGGTGACAGAGGAACAGAACAAAGTCACTGCCACCTACTGCACAGTTTGCAGCAAGAGGTTCTCCACTTTCAATGCCTATGAGAATCATTTGAAGTCCAAGAAGCACCTAGAACTTGAAAAAAAGGCTGTCCAGGCTGTCAGCAAGAAGGTAGAAACCTTAAATGAGAAGAACCTGGAAAAGGGGCTGGCCCAGGAGAGTCTAAACAAAGATGAAATGAATACAGCTATTCAGCAAGCCATCAGGGCCCAGCCATCCTTGTCTCCAAAGAAGATACCATTGCTCCCAGCTGATACAAGCAGCTCTCCACCTTCTGCTGGAGGTAATTTGTCACAGAGCAGAGAGCAATTGGAAAAAACTCCAAGGCTACAGTGGTTTGAACAGCAGGCAAGGAAGCTGGCAAAACAGGATGCAGAGGAtgaggaggaagatgaggatatGGAAGAAG GCTGGGAGGATGCAGATTCTGATGAAGTTGGAGAGTCTGAAGATGAGCAGATGGAAGGTGCAGTGGGTGAAGATGAGAAACAGATTGCCGCTGGTGCAGTACCACTCACAGACTGCTTGTTTTGTCCTCACCATTCGAGCTCTCTCATGAAAAATGTGGCCCACATGACAAAAGCCCACAGTTTCTTTATTCCAGATATAGAATACCTTGTGGATCTCAGGGGACTGATTGAGTACTTGG gaGAAAAAGTTGGTGTTGGGAAAATCTGCCTGTGGTGCAATGAGAAGGGGAAATCCTTCTACTCAACAGAAGCAGTGCAGGGTCATATGAATGATAAAAGCCACTGCAAGCTCTTCACAGATGGGGATGCTGCCTTGGAATTTGCAGACTTCTATGATTTTAG GAGCAGTTACCCTGATCACGGGGAAGGGGAGGATGTGGTGATGTCTGGAGAGCTCCCAGCAGGGAAGAATTTAGAATATGATGACGAAAGTATGGAATTGATCCTCCCTTCAG GTGCCAGGGTTGGTCACCGTTCTTTGATGAGGTACTACAAGCAGCGGTTTGGTTTGTCAAGAGCAGTGGCTGTTGCTAAAAATAAGAAGGCAGTGGGCAGGGTGTTGCAACAGTACAAAGCTCTGGGCTGGACAAGCAGTACAG
- the ZNF622 gene encoding cytoplasmic 60S subunit biogenesis factor ZNF622 isoform X1, with product MAENEADSKPRSSDWIAPCPGSVRCDRHGVMASYTCITCRVAFKDADVQRAHYKTDWHRYNLKRKVADMPPVTAENFQERVLAQRAVTEEQNKVTATYCTVCSKRFSTFNAYENHLKSKKHLELEKKAVQAVSKKVETLNEKNLEKGLAQESLNKDEMNTAIQQAIRAQPSLSPKKIPLLPADTSSSPPSAGGNLSQSREQLEKTPRLQWFEQQARKLAKQDAEDEEEDEDMEEGWEDADSDEVGESEDEQMEGAVGEDEKQIAAGAVPLTDCLFCPHHSSSLMKNVAHMTKAHSFFIPDIEYLVDLRGLIEYLGEKVGVGKICLWCNEKGKSFYSTEAVQGHMNDKSHCKLFTDGDAALEFADFYDFRSSYPDHGEGEDVVMSGELPAGKNLEYDDESMELILPSGARVGHRSLMRYYKQRFGLSRAVAVAKNKKAVGRVLQQYKALGWTSSTGAALARERDMQYLQRMKSKWMLKTGMSNNATKQMHFRMQVRF from the exons ATGGCAGAAAATGAAGCTGACTCTAAACCCAGGAGTTCAGACTGGATTGCTCCATGCCCGGGCTCTGTTAGGTGTGACAGGCATGGAG TAATGGCGTCTTATACCTGCATTACTTGCCGTGTGGCTTTTAAGGATGCTGACGTCCAGCGTGCCCACTACAAAACCGACTGGCATAGATATAATCTAAAACGGAAAGTTGCTGACATGCCACCTGTCACTGCCGAGAATTTCCAAGAGAGAGTCCTAGCTCAGAGAGCGGTGACAGAGGAACAGAACAAAGTCACTGCCACCTACTGCACAGTTTGCAGCAAGAGGTTCTCCACTTTCAATGCCTATGAGAATCATTTGAAGTCCAAGAAGCACCTAGAACTTGAAAAAAAGGCTGTCCAGGCTGTCAGCAAGAAGGTAGAAACCTTAAATGAGAAGAACCTGGAAAAGGGGCTGGCCCAGGAGAGTCTAAACAAAGATGAAATGAATACAGCTATTCAGCAAGCCATCAGGGCCCAGCCATCCTTGTCTCCAAAGAAGATACCATTGCTCCCAGCTGATACAAGCAGCTCTCCACCTTCTGCTGGAGGTAATTTGTCACAGAGCAGAGAGCAATTGGAAAAAACTCCAAGGCTACAGTGGTTTGAACAGCAGGCAAGGAAGCTGGCAAAACAGGATGCAGAGGAtgaggaggaagatgaggatatGGAAGAAG GCTGGGAGGATGCAGATTCTGATGAAGTTGGAGAGTCTGAAGATGAGCAGATGGAAGGTGCAGTGGGTGAAGATGAGAAACAGATTGCCGCTGGTGCAGTACCACTCACAGACTGCTTGTTTTGTCCTCACCATTCGAGCTCTCTCATGAAAAATGTGGCCCACATGACAAAAGCCCACAGTTTCTTTATTCCAGATATAGAATACCTTGTGGATCTCAGGGGACTGATTGAGTACTTGG gaGAAAAAGTTGGTGTTGGGAAAATCTGCCTGTGGTGCAATGAGAAGGGGAAATCCTTCTACTCAACAGAAGCAGTGCAGGGTCATATGAATGATAAAAGCCACTGCAAGCTCTTCACAGATGGGGATGCTGCCTTGGAATTTGCAGACTTCTATGATTTTAG GAGCAGTTACCCTGATCACGGGGAAGGGGAGGATGTGGTGATGTCTGGAGAGCTCCCAGCAGGGAAGAATTTAGAATATGATGACGAAAGTATGGAATTGATCCTCCCTTCAG GTGCCAGGGTTGGTCACCGTTCTTTGATGAGGTACTACAAGCAGCGGTTTGGTTTGTCAAGAGCAGTGGCTGTTGCTAAAAATAAGAAGGCAGTGGGCAGGGTGTTGCAACAGTACAAAGCTCTGGGCTGGACAAGCAGTACAG